The region AGCTGAACCGCCCTAGTCGACTTCAACGACTCGGCAGAATCCAGCAGCAGCACGTCTTCGCCCAAGGTTTCACTCGCCTCGTCCACCGACTCCCGAGGCAAGCGATGAAGCATGCCCGGCTGCTGCGCGCCCTGGCCGGGAAACACCAGCAAGCTGCTCACGCTGCTCGCTCCTGAGGGTTCCAGGGATCAAGCACCAGACAGGCTTCAATTGCGTTTTTCAGCAGGATTCGCTGCGAAGGGCCGGCCCATTCGCGCAAGGCGATGGCACCGTGAGGTGTCTGCAATTGCATATCCACCCGGCACGCAGCGGTATCAAAAATCTTCACCAGTTCCTGAGCCTGTTCACGACTCATCGGTTGCGGCGTGCGCAGGATCAAGTCGAGGTCGCTGTGCTCATGCAACGCCTCAACACCACTGGCCAATTCAAACCCCGCGCTACCGCTGATACCCCAGACCCAACCGCTGATATCAAGCATCGCGCGCAATTGAGTCAGCGCACGCAATACCGGCAGATCCCGATCAATCGAGACATGACAAAGATCTTCGGGTTTTACCCGACGCTGAATCGCATCGACCGACATCGCCGTCGCATAACGCTGTTCACGCAACGGCCCGCGCACACCAACCGCAACCTGACCCACCACGCTCAACGCACGCCGAACCACCACAGGCTGAC is a window of Pseudomonas sp. 10S4 DNA encoding:
- a CDS encoding malonate decarboxylase holo-ACP synthase; translated protein: MVNTFLAHDLLWGMTPEQLPLDAPAWVIESLSAGQPVVVRRALSVVGQVAVGVRGPLREQRYATAMSVDAIQRRVKPEDLCHVSIDRDLPVLRALTQLRAMLDISGWVWGISGSAGFELASGVEALHEHSDLDLILRTPQPMSREQAQELVKIFDTAACRVDMQLQTPHGAIALREWAGPSQRILLKNAIEACLVLDPWNPQERAA